The Physeter macrocephalus isolate SW-GA chromosome 17, ASM283717v5, whole genome shotgun sequence nucleotide sequence CGGCCTGACTTGAGCTTGGAACTGCCCCAGGGGTGATCCGCTTTGCAGGCCAGTGCACCTGGCCACCCGCTCCAGAGCCCTCCTTGAGTTCACTACCTGGCCTCTATGTTAGACAGCTCCTGTGGCGGCCCCTCTCCTTCACTCTTCAGTGTCACGCTGCCGTCCTGCCACCAAGGGCCACAGGCTCCGGTCAGcctccccagcagcccctggaAGTCAGCTTGGAACCCAGATGATGAGAAATAGTAGGCAAGGGGGTCGACACAGGAATTCAGGGTGTTGAGGGGCAGCACATAACTTCTCCACTTCGGGCTTTCACCCTGCATGTAGCCCACAACATGGGACACGTTGTAGGCCCCAAAGCAGACGAGGAAGTCGGGCAGCATGGCTGCTGCGAGCCCGCCACCCTCTTCCGCCGGCGCTGGCTGGCTCCCTTACCGAGTATGCACACCAGGCGGCTACAGCAGTAGCTGGTGATGAGCTGGGGCACCCCACATAGCACCGCAGCCATCTCCAGCTGGACAGGCAGGAGAAAGGCCGGCTGATCCTTCCGGAATTCCAGGTAGCAGATCCCGCCAGCTGATCCTTCCGGAATTCCAGGCAGCAGGTCCCGCCAGCTGATCCTTCCGGAATTCCAGGCAGCAGGTCCCGCCAGCTGATCCTTCCGGAATTCCAGGCAGCAGGTCCCGCCAGCTGATCCTTCCGGAATTCCAGGCAGCAGGTCCCGCCAGCTGATCCTTCCGGAATTCCAGGCAGCAGGTCCCGCCAGCTGATCCTTCCGGAATTCCAGGCAGCAGGTCCCGCCAGCTGATCCTTCCGGAATTCCAGGCAGCAGGTCCCGCCAGCTGATCCTTCCGGAATTCCAGGCAGCAGGTCCCGCCAGCTGATCCTTCCGGAATTCCAGGCAGCAGGTCCCGCCAGCTGATCCTTCCGGAATTCCAGGCAGCAGGTCCCGCCAGCTGATCCTTCCGGAATTCCAGGCAGCAGGTCCCGCCAGCTGATCCTTCCGGAATTCCAGGCAGCAGGTCCCGCCAGCTGATCCTTCCGGAATTCCAGGCAGCAGGTCCCGCCAGCTGATCCTTCCGGAATTCCAGGCAGCAGGTCCCGCCAGCTGATCCTTCCGGAATTCCAGGCAGCAGGTCCCGCCAGCTGATCCTTCCGGAATTCCAGGCAGCAGGTCCCGCCAGCTGATCCTTCCGGAATTCCAGGCAGCAGGTCCCGCCAGCTGATCCTTCCGGAATTCCAGGCAGCAGGTCCCGCCAGCTGATCCTTCCGGAATTCCAGGCAGCAGGTCCCGCCAGCTGATCCTTCCGGAATTCCAGGCAGCAGGTCCCGCCAGCTGATCCTTCCGGAATTCCAGGCAGCAGGTCCCGCCAGCTGATCCTTCCGGAATTCCAGGCAGCAGGTCCCGCCAGCTGATCCTTCCGGAATTCCAGGCAGCAGGTCCCGCCAGCTGATCCTTCCGGAATTCCAGGCAGCAGGTCCCGCCAGCTGATCCTTCCGGAATTCCAGGTAGCAGGTCCCGTTGTTaccctgggtgggggaggagcgCCCCGAGAATTCAGTGGCATAGACCACACTGCAGTGTGCAGCGGCCAGGAGCCGGCAGGCCCCGCTGACCAGGCCAGCCTGTCCCGGCTCTGGTGCCAAACCGAGTAGGCCACGCTCAGGAAGCGCTCGTCGCTCACAGCCGCCAGGGAGAGGGACGTGAGATAGATGGTGGTGAAGAGGAGGAATCTGGAGGAGGGGCAGAAGATGCAGGGCAGGGACCAGCGCGTGCCGCCCGCTGCCTTCACCACGCGGAATGGCAGGAAGAGCAACAGGAACGGGTCCGATAGGGTCCGGTTCAGCAAGAGCAGGTGCACGGCCAGCGGACAGCGCTGCAGCTTGCCCACGAAGATCACCAGGGCCAGCGGGTTGACGGGAAGCCCCACGAGGAAGGTGAAGAGGTACACGGAGAAGGAGAGCCAGTGACTGCCGAGCAAGAAGGACCGGTCTGAGCTGGTGTTCATGGTCATGGCCACTAGCaagagagggacagagatggCAGTCTGGGTGGGCATCTTGCACCATCCGCTTCTCAGCTATCAGAAGGGAACATCATCTCCAGCCTcattccctcctgcccccagtgCTTTCCCCAGCGGTGTCAGCCTGCCTGTCTTCCTGGTCACACCCTGTCTCCTGTCCCTTTCCTGTCCCTCTCTTCCTGGTCACACCCTGTCTCCTGTCCCTTTCCTGTCCCTCTCTTCCTGGTCACACCCTGtctcctgtttcctttctctaaGCACCAGGGTGCCCTCCACAGAGCCCCTCAGGGTCCCGTGCTTACCTGCTGGTTTGAGAGCCCAAGTTCTCTGCCGCTCAACAACTTGCTGGCTCCTCCAGAGCAAGGCCGGTGAGCTATGATCTGGCAGAACTGATAAAAACCTGGCAGTGCCCATCATGTCACCCACTGCTGAGCAACAGCACAAAAGACGCCTTTAGCTCTGTTAGCAGTGCCGGCCCAGTACACAAAACGAGGGGCAAATTCCACGACTGCCTGCGAGCCTGGCTCCCCAGCAGCCTTAGATGGGACGAGCAGACTTCGTCTTCCTCTCTCTGATCCTCTACTTGAATTTTATCTGCTCCTCTAGAATGGCACTCATCCAGTTTGCCTTGTTGTAAGGGTAGGAAGTGTGATACAGTGATGTagagcttgggctctggagcCGGGGCTTGGGTTCAATGCTGGTCCTATCGCTTACTAActctgtgatttggggcaagtgaCTTACGCCCTCTGTATCTctgctttctcatctataaaacggggaTAATCATAAGCAATCTCATAGGCTTGTGTACATTAAAGCGTTAATACGTGTCAAAGGCTAAGTGAAGTGGTAAGTGTGGTGAGCCCTTGACAGGTGCCGGCTGCCAGTCACTCGTGTGGGCTTGTCTCTGGGCTGATAGTAATAATATTAACGGTGGTGGCGATGATGACGACAGCTACCTTTTAGTGGGCACATAATCCATCGCAGACCCACTGCTTCTCAGGGCATCACCTTATGTCTTGAAATCCTCACAGTGGGGAAATGATTCGCTCCAGGTAATACAGCTTGTTAAGTATCGCCACCAGGGTTCAAACTTCTGTCCAGCTTCAGAGAGcttcaaatatttatggagcgcaatgagataccatttcatacacccactagaatggctataagcaaaaaaaaaaaattcagataataccaagtgttggtgaggatgtggaaaaatgggaatcctcatacattgctggtgagaatgtaaaatgatggaATCACTTTGGAAGGCAGTatggcagtttcttttttttttttttttttactttttccggtacgcgggcctctcaccactgtggcctctcccgtcacggagcacaggctctggacgcgcaggctcagcggccatggctcactgggcccagccgctccgcggcacgtgggatcctcccggaccggggcacggacccgcgtcccctgcatcggcaggcagactcccaaccactgcgccaccagggaagccctggcagtttcttaaaaaggtaAACATAAATCTACCACGTAACCCGATTCTGCTATAGGTATCtacttaagagaaatgaaaacatatgtccacgcAGAGACTTGCTcataaatgttcataatagcattagtcataataaccaaaaagtggaaacatcaCCTGGTGGTCTATCagccaatgaatggataaaccatgtggcatagccatacaatggaatactatctggcaatgaaaaggaatgaaatacccATGTATACCATAACACAGATAAACCTAAAAACATTGTGCTAGGTGAAACAAGCCAGACGTAGAAGACCAcgtatgtttccatttttatgaaatgtccgCAACAGGCAAATGtgtagagacagaaggtagattactGGTGGCCTGGGGGCTAAGAGTGGAAATGGAATTAACTGTAAGTGaacatgagggatcttcctggggtgataaaaatgtcctAAATTGGATTATAGTGATATAATATAATCCACACCTCGGTAAATTTACTAAAGATCACGgaattgtacatttaaagtgggtgaattttatgataagtaaattttatctcaaataaGTTGTTAGaagtacagcagtgaacaaaacaagaagTACAGCAGTCTCGGGGCGTCTGAGTGGTGGGAGGATAATAAAGACATCAATAACAGAGAGGCTGAGAGCCCCTGGAGCAAACACTTCAAGCAGAGGGAATGGGGGGCGGTGCACAGGCTTGACCTGCTCGGGGCACTGGTAGAAAGTTCAGGGCCCAAGGAGCGAGGGTCACCAGAGGATGCTGGGGGTGGGTCGTGCGGGGGCCCAGGGAGGAACTGAGATCTCCCCTAAGTGGAGGAGGCACAAGTCACTGGAAGAAGTGGCCCGGCACCAGCAGGTGCTCCGGTGCCATGGAAAGGAGAGTGGTTCTCCGGTTACAGGAGGGGCTGCCTGGGCTGGAGTTCGGCCGGCCTTCGGCTGAAATCCTCTGATGTCACCACTGCGCAGAGAACAAACTTGTTTCTGGCTTGGGCAGAGCCTCGGGCAAGTGACTGAACTTCTCTGGcccatttccatatttttaaacagGGATAATAAGACTTCTTTTGGAGGGCTGTTATGAgcattcagtcattcagcaaatatttactgcaaGCCTACCGTGTGCTCGGCTCTCTGCTAGTTGCTGGGGATATATCAGCGAATGaaacaaaaatccttgcccttgtagacatttttttttttcttcttggccgTACcacgtggcacgcgggatcttagttccccgaccagggatcgaacccgtgccccctagaGTGGAAGTGCAGGGTCTTAACCGCTGGCCCTCCAGGGGAGTCCCCCCTTGTAGACATTTAGGCACGAAAAGAGATAACTTGTGTAAACCAGTTCGTGCCCGTCAGGCACGTAGCTACCACTCTTTTGCTTCTGTGTGTTCATGTCTTTATCGTCATTAGAGGAAAAAGTCTGTTTCCTACTCCTCGCCTCAGAGCAGATGCCCAGACTTTTGGCTCTCGCGGCCGCTGTCCTCTGCCCACTCTCTCGGGTTCAGGGTGCTACCATTCACCTTCGCAAAAGGGACCCCAAGGACGGGCGTTAACCCTGATACCCCAAGTTTTCCAAATGTCCCCTGATCCTCCTGGAAGGATCACATCCTATGTCCACCCCTCCTTTGCTGTAGGGCCTCGGGTACATTTCTAAACCCcgcaaaatgaagatgataatcaTACCTGGTTCCAGGACCACAGCCAACTCATGCAGCACCTTAGCGCAAATTAGGAAAAGGTACACCCTGCAGGTGAGCACAGCCCAGCACCAGGGCGCACTGCTTGAGGAGTGCCTTTGTTCAAATTAGGATAAGTTGCTGCTTCCCCTGGTTGGAAGCAGCCCCATGCCAGACCCACGGCTTGGTGAGCCAAGCACAGGGTAGAATTGAGTCGGTGTTTGCCCCTCTGCCTGACACCCTCTTGCAGTGAGCAGTCTGCTCGTCTGTACAGCAGCCGCAGGGCTAAATGAAAGGAATgtgggaggatgaaatgagacaaCGCCTGTAAAGCACTTGGCCTGGTGACTGTCAAGTACATTTCTGGTGTAGCTAGTgtttcccccaccaccccccaccccggcatCTTTTCCTACCAGCGCCCTCTTCACAGTTCCAATGCTGCTCCCTGTGGGTGTCAAATGGTATAACAGTGTCATTACCTTGCCTCCGGCCTCTTATTCAGAAATTCAAAATGGTCTTTCCTAGGAAATGATTTTGGAGTAACATCTCCCAAAGTATACCATCAGAGTGGCGGCAGTTCCTCTGGCTTAGAAGCAaaacctccctcctccttccccacggGGCACACTGGCAGTCAGGCCAGTCAGGACTCAGGAGGAGAGAAACGGACAGAGGTGGGAGATGGCGCAGATGTGTGCCCAGGCAGCTTACCTTCCTCCGGTGACCCAGCTCCAGgcctccattctttctccacCTGGGTTGCCATCTTCTGCCAGGCTCAGTTCTTCCCATAAGGGGCTCCGGGGACGCCCCACAGGCAAAACCACCCTGCAGTTCCTTTGGAGCAGCCCTCGCTGAGCGCCCGGAGAAGCAGTCTGGCTCTGCTGCTCCCTgccccttgccccctgcagtaaTGACTACTTCTGGGATGGCCCCCCTTTTGTTTTCGCCCCACGTGTTGTCCCCCGGCCGGCGCTCCCTCCCAAGTAGCCGGTCGCCAGTGGGTTGAGCACCGCGCTCCACGCACCTGTAATGAGCCCCAGCTTCCGCCAGCAGCCTCCGATGCTGGGGTGCAGGAAGCCAGCCACGTTGGAGGCATTGTAGGGTCCCAAGCAGAGCAGCAAGGTGAGCAGAGCCCCACCGGCCACCCAGGCCGCCTTGAGCTTCCGTCTGTGGCTCAGGCCCGAGCGGGCCAGTGCCCGGAGGCAGCCCGCGTAGCAGAAGGCCGTGATGACCAGGGGCAGAAAGAAGAGCAGCAGAGAGAGGCTGAAGCGCGCAGGGCCCGCCGAGGCCGGGTCCCAGGCCTCCAGGCAGACCGGAGAGCCGTTCGCTGGCGTGCTGATACCCAGGGAGCTGGTGGTATTGTCCAGCCAGCCTCTCGGAGCCTCCAACCCAAAGACCAGCCCCAGGTGACAGAGGACAAGGGCCCATATGGCCACACACACGCCCCAGGAATAGCGCGGCCTCCGGGCAGCTTGGTAGCCCAAGGGGAAGGCGGCTCCCAGGTAGCGGCCGACGCTCAGGGCGGCCAGGAAGCCCGCGCCCGCATAGAGCGGAGCGAAGTGGACCAGGGCgaaggcaggacagagtgagGCCGGCAGGGGCCAGGCTCCCCCGGCCAGGGCCTCCGCCGCCTTCAGGGGCAGAGACGTCGCCAGCAGGAGGTCAGAGCAGCCCAGGTGGAGGGCGTAGACCAGGCTGGGGGTGAGGCGCAGCCGGGCGTGGGACACGGCACCTGCGATGGCCAGGGCGTTGAGCGGGAAGCCCAGCGTGAAGGCGGCCATATAGAGGGCGAAGGAGAGCTGCGGGGGCAGGTCCATGGGGCCCCTCGTGCGCTCCACTGGCTCCCTGCCCTCAGACCTCAGAGCCCGGGAGAGGGGGCTCCCAGAGTCACAGACTGCTTTCAGCACTTGCTCAGGGTGCCAGAAGCCATCTAGTGGGATAGCTGGGGAGACAGACGCCGGCAGGGGGAGGTGGCCCGGAGTAGAAGCGAGGACCGCTAGCCGTCAGTCCTCTGTTTTCTCTCCACCACGTGCCCCCTTACAATGAAGCGAGCGATCGTGGTGTAACGGGAGGAGATGGAACACAGGCGTGTAGGTCCCAGAAGAGGGAAGGCCTCTTGACTTCTGACACTCTGGGGACACAAGCGGTGGAGAGAATTCAGAACAgagttgagggacttccccggcggcccggtggttaagacttcgccttccaatgcaggggctgcgggttcgatccctggtcgggcagctgagatcccacatgcctcgtggccaaaaaaccaaaacataaaactgaagcaatattgtaacaaattcaataaagactttaaaaatggtccacatcaaaaaaatctttagaaaaaaagaagaagaaagaaacgaACAGAGTTGAGCCCGACAGTATGTGTTTTTCTCAGGAAAAGAAGCTAGATTCCTGTGTTCGCACCCCTTCCCCAGTTCCCTGGAAAGAGCAGGAGATGTTCCCCTACAGCAGGCAGTGCGGGGCTGGTGGCAACGCCTAGCCGAGGGGAAGTCGGGGTGTAGGTTGTAGCAAAGGGCAGGAGAAGGAGGTCGCCCGGGGAGAGTGCAGGGGTAAGCCAGGCCCCACTGGTGTCACAGGGAGTGACTTTGCCAGCTTCAGGGGTCGCCCCTAAGCGGAGGCATCTGGCGATCTGGGGAAAAATTGCTGCGGGGAGAGAAGCCACAGAAAGAGGGACTCACCTCTTGGTGCTGCCAGATGTCTCTGAGGCTCAGGAGTCCCCTGAGGGAGGGTGGCCAGCATGGGCAGTGAGCCGGAAGGGAGAGAAGGGCGGGGAGGCAGGGCCATTAGCCTGAGGCACTCACAGCCTGGATGAGCAGCTAATGGGGCATCTCAGAAGGAGGTGAGGGTCCAAGATGATGCAAACACAGGAAGGGGAGAGGTTAGAAATGTGGGCTTTTCCTGGGGGGAGTGAAGAGTGCATAGCCagcacctttctttttttaaatttttgttgactatagttgctttacaatgttgctttagtttctgctgtacggcaaagtgaatcagctatacgtatacgtatatcccctcctttttggatttccttcccatttaggtcaccacagagcattgagtagcgttccctgtgctatacagcaggttctcattagttagctcttttatacatagcagtgtatatacgtcagtccccatctcccagttcatcctgccgccccttccccccttggtgtccatacatgtgttctctacgtctgtgtctctatttctgccttgccaataggttcatctgtaccatttttctagattccacatatatgtgttaacattcgatatttgtttttctctgtctgccttacttcactctatatgacagtctctaggtccatccacgtctctgcaaatggaacaatttcgttccttcttatggctgagtaatattccatggtatatatgtacccacatcttctttattcattcctctgttgatggacacttaggttgcttccatgtcctggctattgtaaatagtgctgcagtgaacactggggtgcatgtatcttttggaattatcagCACCTCTAAAGAGCAGGGTTGGTGGTACAACCAGAACACACCTTTATTCCATCCCCGCCCCTGCCAGCCCGCTCAAACCGGCTCTGGGGACTTGGTCTTCTCTACTCCTGGACGCGCTTGTGGGCAGGCCCAGGCTCACTCCCAGATAATGAAAAGTCCCTCTAGTCACCCATGCCATCTCCACTTGGCATTTACTATGTGGGATAATGAGATCATCATTCCCAGTTAGAGCTTCTACTCTCCCCGCACCTGCACAGGCCTTGGGCtcctccatcctccctctcctttcccctctaaGCTGATGACAGTGGTTTATACCCCTCCCTGTGttggcaggagggagaggaggggagacctGGAACAAGCAAAGTCGAGTTGGGTGGCACTGAAGTACCCGGGCTGTGGTCTCCACCCTGCCTCTCTCTGGGCTGCACGGATGTCAAAAGGGACTCCTCCCTGGGGCACTTGTAGGGACGTCGGGTGGCATGTGCCTCCAGCTGGTCGGTTAACTTTCAGGCCCTGAGAACCTGGTCGTTCACCTCCCTGTTGGGGTCATCCTGCCCTTCTAAGGAGATCTCCTGAGATTTAAAGCGGCCCTAAGCTGTCTCtgtgattctctctctctgtctctgactggGCGCGTGTCtctctatctgtctgtctctctcctgcctcaggcTGACAGTATGGTCTCTCTGGACTTCAGCTTTCTTGGGTGTGAGTGTCAGTCACCAGGCCCCTATGTCCTCCCAAAAAATCCAAGTCACCCAGAATCAGCTTCTCCGCGTGGTTCCCTGGAAGTGCTTCCCACCAGGCTTCCAGAGCAGGCAGCCTGAGATTCTCAGCATATCCACGGCTCCCTCCAAAGAAACgatctcatttccttttcatacCTCAGGAACCACACTGATTCTTGGTCACCCCCCTTCTAAGTCCTACATGTGTCGTCCAGCACCTCCCTGGGAATGTAGAAGAACTTGCGACCTGTTGTTTAGTATTTTgtctttgggaaacactgagaaactgacagaactgaGGAAAAGTCAACAGGAGTGCCATTTCACCTCTTGTGACAAGCATTTGGTAGATGAGCAAAGCTGGGTGCAAAGGGAGAcagcggggggcttccctggtggtgcagtgcttaagactctgcctgccagtgcaggggacacgggttcgagccctggtccgggaagatcccacatgctgcagagcaactaagcccgtgcgccacaactactgagcctctgctctagagcccatgagccacaactactgaagcccacatgccacaactattgaagcctgcgcgcctaaagcccgtgctccacaacaagagaagccaccgcaatgagaagcccatgcgctgcaacaaagagtagcccccgctcgccgcaactagagaaagcctgtgcgcagcaacaaagacccaacgcagccaaaaataaataaataaatttataaagggaGACAGCGGGTCCTCAAGCTCTTCTCTGTTTGGCCCTCCCACCTGGCAGTTCAGGTGTCTGCCCAGTGTGCCCTCCTCAGAGGGCCTCCCTTGATCCCTGCATCCAAATGGGCCcctccctgctccagcccctctgcTTTCATCTTGCGTTGTGGTTTCTTCCAAGCACCCACGACTCTGCAACGTCAGATTTGCCGGCTCCTCCGCTAGAATGTTGGTCAGTGAAGGCAACGCTTTCTGTGTGCTTTGTCCACTGCATGTTGCATACATAGCAGGGACTCAGTGAGTCGGCCGAATGGTCAATTGTCTAGGCTCCACGAGGACGGTGAGGTCCGGGGCTGGGTCGGGGGCTGCCTGTGTTCTAGGCCCAACGCTGCCCAGTCACCTGCTGTGCACACCTCAGCAGGGCCTGATGACAGCCACATCTCTCGGGCAATTGGTCATGAAGTAGGCTGATATCAGCAGCCAGGCTCAGGTCCAGGATGGCAAGTCACCCGCTGGTTGCCAGGGAGCCCGTGCCAGGCCTCATCAGGCTGGCGGCTGCCTTTAGGTCCTTCAGCTCCTAAAACCCTCTGGACACCTAGACTAGAGACCCCCAAGATTAGGACCATGTTGTATCTTTTTTGTACCCCAACAACTGGCTCTGTGGTGGATGCAGTGGGAGGTGTTCAGtagatgtttgctgaataaatggtCGAATGATACTGGTCCCCAGACCCGTGCCCTCTCATTTCAACAGTTCTCGAAGCCTTCCCTTTCTCCAGAAAAGTGGATAGTGCTCACAGCAAGTcaaaccagggaattccctggcggtccagtggttaggacttggcactttcactgtggGGGCCCGGGTGgaatccctggtaagggaactaagatcctgcaagctacgtggcgcggccagaaaaaaaaaaaaaaaaaaagacgtcaAACCAGGGACAAAGTAGGTTGATGGGGAAATCAGTGCCCCACTCCTTGGGCATCCCAAGGACATCCTCTCAGAGAGCATCTGAATCGGGCAGACGGAAAGTAGGGCAGCCGAGGAAGACGGTGCCTTCAGAGCGCCCACCACAGGCCAGGAATTTGACTGTCCTCTTGATGAATGATTAACCACAGGTTCCTGCCCTGAAGGAGAATGGGCCTTGGCCCCTTGGGAGAAGCAGAAGCGCAGGTGGAGAGAGAACAGACGGAGAAGTGGAGGAGGAGCCGGAAACGCCTCCCTGGCAAGTCGGCCAGGGAACATACTAGAGAGCTAGTGGTGCTCACGAGGGGAGGTAGAAAAGCTGAGAGGTTCCTCAAGGTAGCTGGCCTTCGAGAAGGCAGGCAGCTGTGGGCTGTGAAACGACGCAGCAGGGTCACTTTTGAGAAGTGCTGTGAGTAATGCATTGGCTTCCCCTTTTTATGGTCTTCAAGAGATGCAAATCAGATGCGAATGTGGTTTTTAGGGACTTTTGGCTATTGCATTAATCTTCTTATAAGGTGACATAAGGTTATACCTCACTTCCTATCTCGAACCACCTGCATCTCCATGTTACAGACTAagagcctgaggctcagagaagccggTGAACTTTGCCCAAGATCATTCGGCTGGTTAAGCAGAAGAATCGAGACTCAGACTCTGTCTGTGACGCCAGCGGACTCTTGGCAACAAGACGATGGACACCCCGATCTGCTCGTGAGGCCACCTCTGCTGGCGATTTGCTCGTGAGGTcacctttcccctctccccaagCCCCAGGATGCCTGCCCCATCTCCCTGTCCCCACTCAGACTCTGCAGACTGGAAATCATTCACTGGCTCTTTGACGTGGCATCTGAGCCATGTTTATTGTGTAGCTCTGTGTCTGTTACACGTTTGTCCACATCAGTGTATGTCTCAGACCACGAGACCCCTGAGGAAAGGAGCCGCAGCAGCATAATCCTCCCCGTGGAATGCCTTAGAGAAGAAACCAGCCCAGGGCAGTGCATCTACCTCATTTTTGTGCCTCTCTCCCTGGGCTTTGCCCTGGAATCAAAAATTATGCATAAGATTAGTGAGTGCAGTTATCAGAGCAAGGGTGAGGTGTcaaagggatggggagggagagtaataaaaataatgaccaGCTGATCCCCGCAGGGACACAGCCAGCTGCGGAGTGGGGTTTGGGAGTGGGTAGGTGGTGGCAGACGGCTGGGAAGGAGCAGGGGGATTCGTACAGCTCAGGACAGGTATTTAGATGAATTTCTGGGTGAGAAGGGGAGTGGGAAAGGACCAGGGACAGACCCTTTGGAGGGTCGGGGTTACCAGTGCTAAGAAGGAAGACTGTCTGTGGACCATGTTCAAAGTTCTCTGCGCCAACTGGGGCTGCAGTAACTGTGACCGTGTGTGCGCGTGCTCGTGTGTGCGCGTGAGtgcatgcgtgtgcgtgtgtgactTCGCAGCTGAACGGCAGAGGCTGAGAAAGTTCCAGGACCACCCtggcccctgcagcccctggcaccTCCACCTCAGCTGGTTTGGCCCATCAGTGCTTGAGGGTCACGTATTCCACTCCTTCCTGGGCCAGCGGCCGCTCCCCAAACCCCAAATGAACCAGCTCCGAGTAATGTATCCCCTCTTCTTCTAGGGCCTCTGGAGTCACGTTCTCATAGtcgccctgagaaaaccacatgGTGGTGAGCGTGGCCTCGCGCTCACCAGCCTTCCACAGCCCGCTTTCCCTGTCCCTTCTCTCCTCAGCTCCGGCTGGGGGTCCAAGAGCCCCAGCACAAGTCCTCTCGTCTGGAAACTGGCTGCAGCTGGCCTCAGACTTGGAGGTGCCTGCCCTGGGTCTGACCTCACCAGGGTCTGGGCagccctccccactgcccagccTCTGCCAGCACCGAGCCCACCCAGGCTCTGGGACTCACAGCCGAGGCCAGGTCCCGTCACTTCCCCACCTTCCATAGCTCTGCCCTCTTACCACTTGACGCTTCTGCACCACAGAGTAAGTGACCGTGTCGTCCCTGTTTGGGGCAAGTCCCCGCGTCTCTGAGGTCCCTGCATCTCTgagagggaagg carries:
- the FFAR1 gene encoding free fatty acid receptor 1; the encoded protein is MDLPPQLSFALYMAAFTLGFPLNALAIAGAVSHARLRLTPSLVYALHLGCSDLLLATSLPLKAAEALAGGAWPLPASLCPAFALVHFAPLYAGAGFLAALSVGRYLGAAFPLGYQAARRPRYSWGVCVAIWALVLCHLGLVFGLEAPRGWLDNTTSSLGISTPANGSPVCLEAWDPASAGPARFSLSLLLFFLPLVITAFCYAGCLRALARSGLSHRRKLKAAWVAGGALLTLLLCLGPYNASNVAGFLHPSIGGCWRKLGLITGAWSAVLNPLATGYLGGSAGRGTTRGAKTKGGPSQK
- the FFAR3 gene encoding LOW QUALITY PROTEIN: free fatty acid receptor 3 (The sequence of the model RefSeq protein was modified relative to this genomic sequence to represent the inferred CDS: inserted 2 bases in 2 codons); translation: MNTSSDRSFLLGSHWLSFSVYLFTFLVGLPVNPLALVIFVGKLQRCPLAVHLLLLNRTLSDPFLLLFLPFRVVKAAGGTRWSLPCIFCPSSRFLLFTTIYLTSLSLAAVSDERFLSVAYSVWXPEPGQAGLVSGACRLLAAAHCSVVYATEFSGRSSPTQGNNGTCYLEFRKDQLPAFLLPVQLEMAAVLCGVPQLITSYCCSRLVCILGKGASQRRRKRVXGLAAAMLPDFLVCFGAYNVSHVVGYMQGESPKWRSYVLPLNTLNSCVDPLAYYFSSSGFQADFQGLLGRLTGACGPWWQDGSVTLKSEGEGPPQELSNIEAR